From a region of the Bacteroidota bacterium genome:
- a CDS encoding PUR family DNA/RNA-binding protein — protein sequence MEEQDKKGAAREEIFSRVIRAGKRTYFFDVKATRSGEQYLTVTESKRRFNNDNGKFFYEKHKLFLYQEDFEKFTRGLNDVVKFITTGEIPELTEDDMQEHESGFNVDFEDLGNDKHDSVSEEDEDR from the coding sequence ATGGAAGAGCAAGATAAAAAAGGAGCAGCCAGAGAAGAGATTTTTTCAAGGGTAATCAGGGCCGGAAAGAGGACGTATTTCTTTGATGTGAAGGCAACACGGTCGGGGGAGCAATACTTAACCGTAACAGAAAGTAAGAGAAGGTTCAACAACGATAACGGAAAGTTTTTCTACGAAAAGCACAAACTTTTTCTTTATCAGGAAGACTTTGAAAAATTTACGCGAGGCCTGAACGATGTTGTAAAATTCATTACAACCGGTGAAATTCCTGAACTTACAGAAGATGACATGCAGGAGCATGAATCCGGGTTCAATGTTGACTTTGAAGATCTTGGCAACGACAAGCATGATTCGGTCAGCGAAGAGGATGAAGACAGGTAA